The Nocardia sp. NBC_00508 nucleotide sequence GAGTCGTAGCGAAGCGTGCTACCCGGCACCCGCAAGCCGAGCATGGCCACCGAGGTGGCCAGCCACGCCCCGACGCCACCGAGCGAGATCGCCGCGGAAACCACCCACACCAGCCGGAACTGGACCGAACGAGCGCCGTGCACGATGCACGCGAGGCCGACCACGGCGCCGAGCACGGAAATGCCCACGGAGAGCACGACGAGCCAGTAGCCGAGCGCGAACTGATCGACGGACGTCTGCGCGCCGCCACCCGCGGCCAGCAGCGCGACTTCACGCATGCCGTGCGGTTCCTTCCAGCTCGTTCGCCTTCAGCTGGGCGATCGCGTACTCGGTGACCGCGGCCAGCGCCTGGCGCACCTCGATCGCATTGCGTGCGTCGATGTCCACGATCGGCACGCCCTCGCGGACCGAAAGCGCCTCGCGCAGCTCGGCGATCGGGAAGCGCGGCGCGTCGGGGAAGCGGTTCACCGCGATCAGGAACGGCAGCTTGCGCGCTTCGAAGAAGTCGACCGCGGCGAAGCTGTCCTCCAACCGCCTGGTGTCGATCAGCACCACGGCGCCGATCGCGCCGCGGATCAGGTCGTCCCACATGAACCAGAACCGCCGCTGGCCCGGCGTGCCGAACAGATAGAGCACCAGGTTGCCCGGCAGGATGATCCGGCCGAAATCCATGGCGACCGTGGTGGTCTCCTTCTCCGGCGTGTCGGCGAGATCGTCGATGCCGTCGGAGAAACGGGTCACCATCGCCTCGGTGCGCAGCGGAACGATCTCCGACACCGCACCGACGAACGTGGTCTTCCCAGCGCCGAAGCCGCCCGCGACGACGATCTTCGTCGAGGCGACCCGGTTCTCGAAGCCATCCGGCCCAGGGGCATTCCCCGGTCCGATATTCCCACTTGGCCCGGGATTTCCACTGGGCCCCAGATTCCTATAGGGCGCGGAGTCCACGCAATGTCCTCTCCATCAGGGAACGGCGCTCGTCATAGCTCGCCTCTTCGGTCAGGGTCGAATGCACGCGCATGGTGCCGTCGACGACGAGGTCGCCGATCACCACCCGGACCATGCCGAGTGGCCGGTCCAGATGCGCCGCGATCTCCGCGACCGACAGCCGGTGCGTGCCGAGTCGCAGTATCTCGATGCGGATGTCGCCGGTCGGCCAGTCGAGATGTGCAGTGTACGACAAGGTTTCGATGACCGCCTCGAGCGGCAGGTCGATCGCCGGTTCGGTACGCCCGGAGGTCAGGGCGTACGGCCGGACGCGGGTGGTTGGTCGTGGTCCGGGGCCGTATGGGTTGGACATCTCACACTCAAACGGCGGTACGGGCTGTCGCGGTGACCACCGAGCCCACCCGGTCGACCAGCAGCGCCATCTCGTAGCCGATGCGACCGATGTCGTGCGACTTGTTCGCCAGCACGGCCAGGTGCGAGCCGTTGCCCACGCTCATCACCAGCAGGTAGCCGCGCTGCATCTCGACAACGGACTGCATCACCTTGCCGCCGTCGAACAAGGAGGCCGCGCCCATCGAGAGGCTGGCGAGTCCGGCGGTGACGGCGGAGAGCTGCTCGGCGCGGTCGCTGGGCAGATGGGGGCTGGTGGCCTGCAACAGGCCGTCCGCCGACACCAGGACCGCGTGGGACACGCCGGGCACATCCCGGGTGAAGCGGGCGACCAGCCAGTTCAGGTTCTCGTCCGTGGTGCTGTTGCTGGGGTTGGTCATGCAAGCCCTCCGTCGTTGTACTGCGCATTGGCCCGCCCGCTGCGGACCCCACTGAGATGCCTGGTCAAGTTGTTGCGAATTTCATCCGGATCACGACTTCCGGCGTCCTCCGCCGGCGCCAGGCCGCCGGGCACCAGCTGGGCGCCCGGCCTGCGAATCGGCAGTCCGCCGACGGTGCGCGCGGAACTCGTCGGATGGCTGGCATCCTCGGCGGCCAGCCATCCCGCGTCACCAGGCGAAGACCACGTGCTGTCCGACGATTGCGAGGTCGAGGGCTCGACCAGCCATTCCGAGACCATGCGTTGATAGATCGGGGTGGGCGACGCGCCTGCGACCGGCTGCAGCCGGGATGAGGTTACCGTCGCGGGCTCGGGGGCCACCTCCTGCGGTGGGTCGGCGGGCGGGGTGGGCGGTTTGCGGATCGGAAGACCGGACCGTGCGGTGGTCTGGGGTGCGACGGTCTCCCTCGCCACGACCGGGTTCGGGCCCGTGATCGGCTCGTCGTCCTGGATCTCGGTCCACAGATCGGTGCGCGCCTGCGTCTGTTCCCCGTCGCCGGGCTGCTCGCTCCCGGCGGGCGTCGGCGGACCGAACGGACCGGTCTGGGTGCGGTCGGTCTCCGTGCGGGGGGTGAGCACCGGCCACGGCTGGGTGGGCGGCTGATCCGCCGGGTTGACCGCGCGGCCGACCGGCGCGGAGACCGCGGGCTGGTCGGGGGACTCGGCGACCCGGATGGCCGGACGGCGCTGGGGCAGGCCCGAACTCGTCACGCCGAAGCGTGCGGTGTCGCGCTGCGGCAGGCTCGGCACCGGAACGAGATTGCGGGGTTGTGCTCCGGTGTGCGGCGCGGCGAGCGTGGGTAGCTGATGCTCGGCGGTGATATCGAGCGGCTTGCCCGCCGGGTCGGTGGCGTCCATCGGCGGCGCGACCAGAGCGCCGGGCAGGTGCACGCTGGCGGTGATGCCGGGCTGCTGCGCCATGGTCGAGGTGCGGCGCAGGCTGACCGTGATGGTGTGGCGCTTGGCCAGCCTGCCGACGACGAACAGGCCCATCCGGCGCGCCGTCTCGACCGTGACCTCACCACCGGAGGCGAGCCGGTCGTTGGTCGTCTGCAGGTCTTCCAGGGACATGCCGAGGCCGCGGTCGGTGATCTCGATCAGGTACCCGCCGTCCACCGCGCGCGAAACCATCACCGTGACCGGTGTGGTCGGCGGCGAGTAGCGCAGCGCGTTGTCGATCAGCTCGGCGAGCAGGTGCTCGATGTCGACCGCGGGCTCGCCCGCGACGATGCCGTCGGGCACCGCGCCGATCTCGACACGCTGGTAGTCCTCGACCTGGGAGACCGCGCTCCAGAGCATGTCCGACAGGGGCACCGGGTGGAGCTGGCCGCGGCGCAGCGCGGTGCCTGCGAGCACGAGCAGGTTGTCGCCGTTGCGGCGCATGCGGGTGGCCAGGTGGTCGAGGCGGAACAGGCTCTGCAGCCGGTCGGTGTCGTCCTCGTCGTGTTCGAGATCCTCGATCAGCGCCAGCTGCTGCTCGACCAGCGATTGGCTGCGGCGGGAGAGGGTTTCGAACATGTTGCCGATCTGCAGGCGCAGGCGGGCCTGGTCGGCGGCGAGGTTCAGCGCCTGCTCGTGGATCTCGTCGACGGCGCGGGCCAGCTGGCCGATCTCGTCGGTGGTGTGCACGGCGACCGGGGTGATCTCCGGCGTGGTGCCGCCCGCGCGCACCACGGCGAGCTCGTCGGGCAGCTTGAAGTGCGCGACCTCGAGCGCGTCGCGCCGCAGACGGCGGACCGGGACGACCAGGGTGCGCGCCACCGACAGGGCCAGCGCCAGACCCGCGAGCAGCATGCCGATGACGATCGTCGTCTCGCGGAGTGCGCCGATCTGCGCCTCGGTGGTGCGGTCGTCCAGTGCGCTGTCGATCGTGTCGATCAGCTGCGCGGTGGTCTTCTCGTAGGTGTCCGAACTGATCTGCAGCGAGTCGATCACCGCGGGGTTGGTCGCCGGGTCGGCGACGTTCTGGCTGAACGTGCCGAGGCGGGTCTGCACGGCGTCCAGCAGCGGGCGCATATTGCCCGCGTAGTCCGGCAGGATCTGCGCGTACTGGTAGATCATGGTGATCTCGGCGCCCGCGGCGACCAGCACGCGCGGCCGCACGCTCGGGTTGCGGCCCGCGTCCGGCGAGCCGATCAGCATGCGCTGCTGGGTGAGTACCCGCCGTGCCGTCTGCACCGACGCCAGCTGCAGGAAGTACCGCTGGATCACCAGGTCGTCCACCGAGGGTGACAGCGCGAGCGCATTGCCGATGCGCACCATGATCTCGTCGGACTGCTCGCCGACCATCGCGGGCGAGCCGTTGCGCAAGCTGTTGCGCATCGTGGTGCCGGTCGCGATGGCCGAGGCGAGTTCGGAGGTGACCCGGCTGCTGGCCTTGGTGGTCTGCAGCGCGGCTTCCAGCTCGACCAGCGCCTGGTCGAACTTCGTCAGCGCCGCGTCGGTCCACGGGTCGGCGGTGTTGCCCCAGGTGGCGGTCGCGGTGACGCCGAGTTGCTCGGTGGCGGTACCGAACTTGACGATCGGCCGGATGATGATGGCTTGTTCGCTGGCCGCGTCCAACTGCGTCATGGTACGCAGTTCGTTGTTGATTCGGAGCACGGCGAAGACGGTGGCCAGCAGCACCGGAAGCACGAGCACCACGCCAACCTTGCGGGTGACCGACCAGTTCGACAGGCTGAATTGCCAGGACCGCGGTGCAGCTTCCATCCGCTTCCGTCGCCTCCGCTTCACCAGTGACCTCGGTTGGGCGTGGCTGTTCAGTATTGATTCAACCCGCAAAGAACCAACTAGAGGTCTTCTTTTTACCGCACGGAACATACCGTGCAGAGTGGTCAACGGCAATCCGGGGGAGTCGGTACGCAATAACCGAATATGGCTATAGAGAACGTGTTTCGCGGTGGAATGCATCAAGGACGCGTCAACTTCTCGGCACATCGGTGGAACCCCCTGGTCATGCGGGGTCGGCCGGGGTGACGCGCCGAAGGTTTCGCGCGGACTCGCCGCGGCGTGTCGGGGGTGGCCTCTCAGTTACCTCTCAGTCGCTGCGGTCAAACTGGTGACATGCGCATTCTGGTAGTCGACGACGATCGGGCCGTCCGGGAATCGCTGCGCCGGTCGCTCACCTTCAACGGCTACTCCGTCGATCTCGCGGTGGATGGCGTGGACGCGCTGGAGAAGGCAACCGTCCAGCGACCGGATGCGCTCGTGCTCGACGTGATGATGCCCCGGGTGGACGGGCTCGAGGTCTGCCGCAGGTTGCGCAGCACGGGCGACGATTTGCCGATTCTGGTTCTTACGGCGCGAGATTCGGTATCCGAGCGGGTCGCCGGCCTCGATGCCGGGGCGGACGACTATTTGCCGAAGCCCTTCGCGCTGGAGGAGCTGCTGGCACGGTTGCGGGCGCTGCTGCGGCGCACGACCGCCGATCCGGGTGAGGCATCGGAGGCGATGAAGTTCGCTGATCTGTCGCTGGATCCGGTGACGCGCGAGGTGTCCCGCGGCGCCCGCCCGATCAGTCTCACTCGGACCGAGTTCTCACTGCTGGAAATGCTGATGGCGAACCCGCGCCGGGTACTGACCCGCAGCCGCATTCTCGAGGAGGTCTGGGGCTACGATTTCCCAACCTCGGGAAATGCGCTCGAGGTGTACATCGGTTATCTGCGCCGCAAGACCGAGGCCGAAGGCGAGCCGCGGCTGATCCACACCGTGCGCGGAGTGGGCTACGTACTACGCGAAACACCCCCGTAGGCCGCTCGCATGGCACGGACACCTCCCAAGCGACCTGTCGTCGCCGCGCTCGGCCAGCCCGAGCCCGCGGACATGCGGCCGCCGATGCCACTGACCCGTTCGGTCTCGCTGCGCTCGCGGGTGACCCTGCTGGCCGCCTCCGTGGTGGCGATCGCGGTGGCCGTCACCTCGATCGCGGCCTACGCTCTCGTCGCGCGCGCGTTGTACGACGACGTGGACGCGCAGCTGCGCAGCCGCGCCAGCGCCGTGATCGCCAGCAATCCGTACGGATTCAACATCCAGAATCTGATGATCGCCTCCGCCTTCTACGATGACACCGGCATCGCGCTGATCTATCCCGACCTCAAGCCCTATTCGCCGCCGCAATCGACCGATCCACCGGTCGGGGCCGAGGAGATGGACGTCGCCGAGGGGGAGCGCAGTTCCTCGCTGCGCACCGTCGGCAATCAGCGAGTACTGGCCGTTCACACGAACTCGGGTGCGACGCTGGTGATCTCGCAGCGACTGGATCGAACGAGAGAGGTGCTGGACCGGCTCGCCTGGCTGCTGTTCGTGGTCGGCGGCTGCGGCGTCGTGCTGGCCGCCGCGGCGGGCACGGCCGTGGGCCGGACCGGCCTGCGGCCCATCGCACGGCTCACCGCGGCCACCGAACGCATCGCCCGCACCGAGGATCTGACGCCGATCCCGGTGACCGGTGACGACGAATTAGCCAGGCTCACAGAGAGTTTCAATGCGATGCTGCGCGCTTTGACCGAGTCGCGCGATCGGCAGCGCAGGTTGGTCGCCGACGCCGGGCACGAATTGCGCACGCCGCTCACCTCGCTGCGGACCAACATGGAATTGCTCATCGCGTCGAGCCGTCCTGGCGCACCGCACATACCGGACGAGGACATGGCCGAGCTGCGCGCGGACGTCATGGCCCAGATCGAAGAGTTGTCGACGCTGGTGGGCGATCTGGTCGATCTGGCACGGGAAGACGCACCGGAAACCGTCTACGAGCGGGTGGATCTCGGCGAGGTGGTGGAACGCGCGCTCGAACGAGCGCGCCGCCGTCGCAGCGGCATCGAGTTCGCCGCGGATCTGCGACCGTGGTTCGTCTACGGTCACGACGCCGGGCTGGAACGCGCGGTGCTCAACGTGCTCGACAACGCGGCCAAGTGGAGCCCAGCGGGCGCGCAGGTCCGCATCGTCATGCGGGAGAGCGGTCCGGGGCTGCTGGAGTTGTCCATCGACGACGCGGGGCCCGGAATTCCCTCGGCCGAGCGTGAGCTGGTGTTCGAGCGTTTCTACCGGATCACCTCGTCCCGGTCGATGCCGGGTTCGGGCCTCGGCTTGGCGATCGTGAAGCAAGTGGTGACAAAACACGGCGGCACCATCGCCGTCGATACGTCGGAACGTGGTGGCACCGTGGTCCGCGTCGTGCTGCCGGGTGAGGCCGGAGCTCCTGCGCCCGATTGACGCAATACCGTCCGATGGATGTCTATTTCCACCACAATGATCAGTTCTGTGCGAAATATTCACCGGAATTTCCGACATTGCAGAGATCGGATTGTGCTTGATTTGAGACATCGAGTTGCCGATGGTTCTAATACTGGTTTCTGGGGGCAGATCTCGGAAAACTGAAAGCACAGTCTCAGTCCGCTCTCAGTCGCCGTGACCACCCTGGTCGGCACGTGAGTGTCAGCGTATGTCCGAGGGGCAGCACGGTGACAGCACGACGGCGCCGAGTGCCGGCGGGGTGACGACGTGAGCGAGCTCGAGAGCGAACGAGAACACAGCGCGTCATGCGCACGGCGGCGCCGAGCGCCAGCGAGGTGACGACGTGAGCAGAGACGAGGAGTCCATGACCGAGGATTCGAAGGATCGACCGGAGCCCGGGACGGCCGCCGGTTCGGACCGGCAGCCGACCGAGCAGATTCACGGCGCGGCGTCCGCCCCGTGGTCGGCGGGTGCTCCGCAGGGCGGCGTATTCGGACCGGGGGAGGCGCATTCCCACGGTTACGGTCCGCAGGGGCCGCAGCATCCGACGGCGCAGTTCCCGCCACAGCACCATCCCGCTCAGCCGTTCGCGGGGCCATACGGGACGCCGCAGGACGGTGTCTACAGCGCGCCGCCCCGGCGGCCGTTCCGCACCGGCCTTGCCGCGGGCGCAGTCGCGCTGGCGCTGGTCAGCGGGGGCGTCGGAGGCGCGGTCGGCGCGCTGGTCACCCGCTCCGACGACGGTCGCGCCCCGGTCACCAACGCCTTGGACGCGCCGAAGCCGAACATCAGCAACGCCTCCACCGCCCCGGCCGGATCCACCCAGGCGGTCGCGCAGAAGGTGCTGCCCAGCGTGGTCATGATCAAGGTGGCCAGCAGCAAGGCCGAGGGCGAGGGCTCCGGGGTGATCCTGTCCTCCGACGGGCTCATTCTGACCAACAATCACGTGGCCGCGGGCGGCGGGCCGAACGCGAAGATGGAGGTCGTCTTCGCCGACGGCAGCAGTGCGCCTGCGTCGCTGGTCGGGGCCGACCCGGTCTCCGATCTGGCCGTCATCAAGGCGTCCGGCCGGAGCGGTCTCGCGCCGATCGAATTGGGGACGTCGGCGAACTTGCAGGTCGGCCAGCCGGTCATCGCGATCGGCTCGCCGCTCGGACTGGCGGGTACGGTCACCACGGGCATCGTGTCGTCGTTGAACCGGCCCGTCGTCACCTCTGGCAACGGCAGCGAGCCGAGTCCCGCGGTCAGTCCGGTGATCGACGCGATCCAAACCGATGCCGCGATCAACCCCGGCAACTCGGGTGGCGCTCTGGCGGACGGCAACGGGAAGCTCATCGGTATCAACACCGCCATCGCGACACTCGGGCCCTCCGAGATCGTGGGGGGTCAGACCGGGTCGATCGGGCTCGGCTTCGCGATCCCGATCGATCAGGCGCGCCGTGTCGCCGACGAGCTCATCAAGACCGGAAAGGCCACCTACGCCCAGATCGGGATCACCGTGTCGCGGCAGCAGGACCCGGAACAACAGGCTTCCGGCGCGCAGGTTCGCGATGTGACGCCGGACGGCCCCGCCGCTCGCGCGGGCATTCCGCCGGGCGTGGTCGTGACGAAGCTCGACGACCGCCCGATCGATTCCGGAAACGCGCTCGTCGCCGCCGTCCGCTCCCACCAGCCAGGCGACAAGGTGAAAGTCACCTACACCGATGAGCAAGGCAACAACCCCAAGACCGTCGAGGTCACCCTCTCCGGCGCGCCCGCGGAGGGCGGCCGATGATGCGCGGCGGACAGGCTCCGCTGGCCGACATCGACGCCGGCGTTCTCGGCGCGGCCGCCGGATTGTTCGACGCAGGCGCTACGGTGAGCAGCATGGAAATCGATGCTCCTGTGGCGGGGCGTGCTCTGGTGGTGGTCGTCGACGATCGAACGGCGCATGGAGGTGTTGACTCGCTGGGCCCGCTGGTCACCGAGCTGCTCACCGAGGCGGGTTTCCTCGTGGACGCGTCGGTGTCGGTGCAGGCCGACGAGGTCGAGATCCGCAACGCGCTCAACACCGCGGTGATCGGTGGCGTCGATCTGGTGATCTCCGTCGGCGGCACGGGCATGTCGCCGCGTGACGTCACGCCGGAAGCCACCTCTCAGGTGCTCGACCGCGAATTGCCCGGAATCAGTGAAGCGCTGCGATCTTCCGGCCGGGTGGCCGGGTCGCTGGACGCTGGTCTGTCCCGCGGGGTGGCCGGCGTGTCCGGCAGCACCCTGGTGGTCAACCTGCCCGGCACCAGGTCCGCGATCCGGGACGGTATGGCGACCCTCGGACCGCTCGCCAGCCGGGTGATCGGCGAACTCTCCGGATTGGTCGAGTAATCACCTCGCGCACTCCCCCCGAAGACCCTCGCCCGGCGGCTCGCCGGGCGAGGGATAGCGCGCGTCTGGCGAAGGTCTTCGGTGACGCCTTGCCCGAGACAACCAGCGACGAGCGCGGCGATGACCGCGACGACGGCCGCGCCGCCGACGACGACTGGCTGCGCGCGCAAGTCCCCCCACACCACGGCTGAGGCCGTTATCTACGTAGTAGCTACGTATTCCGAGCAGGGTTCTCGTGATTCGCCCGTGATCTCTTCCGCTCGAAAGTAATCCAAGAAAATTCTTTACGGCTCTGTCCCGTATGTGGTCACGGCTCCCCTGAGTCGCTTTCCGGGCAGGCTCCGCTGTAGCCATCCTGCATTTATGCACGTCAAGCCATATTCAAATGTTCGCAACTGTGACTTACGTCACGCTGAACTTTACGAACCACCGCGTTGCGGGCGCGGTTATCGAACGTTTAATGTCCCCATCGAGCCACGCACATTTGGACCCAACAGGCCCGGGTATCGGCACGCGAGATGCCGCTCGGCGGAACCTGGCTCGGTTCCGTTGCCAGCTAGTACGTTGCGACGAAATAACAACCGGTTACACATCGGCAACAAAGGAGCGACACACTGAGCTGGGCCTGAGAGGACCACGTCCAGCCTCGATGGTCGAGGTTGACTGTTTGAACCTGATGAGGGGAAGTATGAGCGAGAACCGCACCATGCGCCGCGGCGCCCGCGTCGCGGGCATCGGCGCTGCCGCGGCCGTTGCCATGGGCCTGCTTTCGACCGGTGCCGCCAACGCCGACACCTTCGTGCCGTTGCCGGACGGCCACAAGGCGGGACCTGGCGTGACGATCACCCGGAACGGAGAGCGGGCCCTGATTTCGCCGTCGCTGGCTGCCAATGGCGCCGGCCGCGTGGTCTGGGTGTCGGGCAATGCGATCGCCGATGTCGCCGTGACGCCGGAAGGCACCATCGGCCCGAACAACGGTCCGACCGGAAACCCCGGAACCAACAACTCCTCGACGCACGGTGCTTCGCAGTTGAGCACCGGTTACGTCGTGGGTTGCCAGATCAGCATTGCTGATGATGCGATTTCGGCGGGTGTGTCCGGGAGTGTGAACCTCAGTGGGGCGAGTGCTGGTGGTTCGATCGGTATCAACCTCGGGCCGGGCGAGGTGAAGTTCGTTCAGATCGATTACAAGGACATCTTGAAGCCGGGTGTTTACTCGGTGGAGTACCAGGATGCCGAGATTCAGATCCAGGGCTGCGCGGGTTACGCGCAGGCGCGTTCGTACACGGTTGTCGAGATCATCGGTGATCACTACTCGAAGACCACCCTCTACGGGATGCCGTTCAGCATCGGCTGACGTCTGTCGAATCCACGAACCATCCTCCCGCTGAAGCGGACTCAACCCTCGAGGGATAGCAATCATGATCAACCGTAAGAACCTGGCACGGATGGCCGGCGTCGGCGCCGCTGCCACCATCGCCATGGGCCTGTTCTCCACCGGTGCGGCCAACGCCGACACCTTCGTCCCACTGCCGGGCGGCGAGCTCACCAAGACGCTGTCGGACGGCACCGTCGTGACGGTCCGTCTGGCCGGGGAGTCGGCCACCATCAGCCCGTCTATGGGTGCCACGCCGGTGCACCGCAACGCGTGGGTCTCCGGTAGCGCGCAGGTTGAGCTGTCCGGCACTGCCGGCGGCAAGATCTTCCCCGGTTACACCGTCGGCTGCCAGGTCAACATCGCCGGTGGCGGTGCCACCGGTGGCGTGGACGGCGATGTGGACTGGAGTGGTGACACCGTCACCGGCGGCGTGGGCGCCAACAGTGGCGGCGAGCTGTCGCTCGGCCCGGGTCAGGCGAAGTCGTTCTACGTGCTCGATCTGGAGCAGGCCGACGATTTCGGCAACGAATCGCACAAGACCCGGAACGCGTTCAAGGGCACCAGCGGTTCGGTGACCTGGGCCGACGAGACCATCGGCCTGTCGGGCTGTGGCGGCTACGCGCAGGCGCGTGCCTTCGTCAGCGTCGAGGTCGAGACCGACAATGTCATCACCTGGGTGACGCTGTGGGGCCAGCCGTTCAGCCTCGGCTGAGCGCAGCCGGGTAAAACCCCGCAGCCACCAACGAAATGGGCCCGTCACATCGGCGGCGGGCCCATTTCGCCATGAATTCTCTTGCGCCCCGACAACGCTCCGCGATCCTAGTCGGATCGCTGTCGCGCGGGGATAACTTGCCCGAATTTCCGGAAAAGTCTGGTTGATACCGAATAGCATTGTTTCGTCCGATATCGCTCGATGACGCGATGGTCGGCGATCGCTTGGTGGACTTCACATTCCACCACCCGGCCGTCGGCTTGGAGGGACATGTCCGCCTCGACACCCTGAGGTGGGCGGATGCAACTGATGAGGAAAATATGAGCAAGTACCGCACCAACGGTCTGTCTCGAGGCGCCCGCGTCGCGGGCGCTGCCGCCGCGGCGGCCGTAGCCACCGGTCTGTTCTCGACCGGTGCCGCAAATGCCGATGTCTTCGTGCCGTTGCCGGACGGCCACAAGAACGGCCCTGGCGTGAGCCTCGCCCGCACGGGTGAGCGCGCCCTGATCTCCCCTTCTCTCGCTGCGAACGGTGCCGGCCGTGTCGTGTGGGTTTCGGGGAACGCCATCGCCGACGTAGCCGTCACACCCGAGGGAACAATCGGGCCCAACAACGGTCCGACCGGAAACCCCGGAACCAACAACTCCTCGACGCACGGTGCTTCGCAGTTGAGCACCGGTTACGTCGTGGGTTGCCAGATCAGCATTGCTGATGATGCGATTTCGGCGGGTGTGTCCGGGAGTGTGAACCTCGATGGCGCGAGTGCTGGTGGTTCGATCGGTATCAACCTCGGGCCGGGCGAGGTGAAGTTCGTTCAGATCGATTACAAGGACATCTTGAAGCCGGGTGTTTACTCGGTGGAGTACCAGGATGCCGAGATTCAGATCCAGGGCTGCGCGGGTTACGCGCAGGCGCGTTCGTACACGGTTGTCGAGATCATCGGTGATCACTACTCGAAGACCACCCTCTACGGGATGCCGTTCAGCATCGGCTGACATCGGCTGGATCTGTCAAATCTCTTTTCGCTGAAGCGAACTCGATACTCTAGGGGTATTACCATCATGTTCGATCGTAAAATGCTGGCGCGCGCGGCAGGACTGTGCGCGTCCGCGGCCATCACCATGGGTCTGCTCTCGACGGGTGCGGCGAATGCCGACACCTTCGTCCCGCTGCCGGGCGGGGAACTCACCAAGACGTTGTCGGACGGCACCGTCGTGACGATCCGTCTGGTCGGGGAGTCGGCCACCATCAGCCCGTCTATGGGTTCGACGCCGGTGCACCGCAATGCCTGGGTGTCCGGTAGTGCGCAGGTTGAAGTGTCCGGTGCCGCAGGCGGAGCGATCTTCCCGGGTTACACCGTTGGCTGCCAGGTCAACATCGCCGGTGGCGGTGCCACCGGTGGCGTGGACGGCGATGTGGACTGGAGTGGTGACACCGTCACCGGCGGCGTCGGCGCGAACAGTGGCGGCGAGCTGTCGCTCGGCCCGGGTCAGGCGAAGTCGTTCTACGTGCTCGATCTGGAGCAGGCCGACGATTTCGGCAACGAATCGCACAAGAAGCGCAACAAGTTCAAGGGCACCAGCGGTTCGGTGACCTGGGCCGACGAGACCATCGGCCTGTCGGGCTGTGGCGGCTACGCGCAGGCGCGTGCCTTCGTCAGCGTCGAGGTCGAGACCGACAATGTCATCACTTGGGTGACGCTGTGGGGCCAGCCGTTCAGCCTCGGCTGAGCGTCAACCATCCAGCCGCACAATGCGAACGGGTCCGTCGTTGTCACGGCGGGCCCGTTCCGCGCTGCGACCCAGGTGATCCAGAGTTCGTGCCGTCCGGCCGCGCTGGTCTTGCTTTCGGCGAGCAGGTCGCGGATCTGGATCAGCAGCTCCGCATCGGTGAGTCCGGGCGTGATCGGGCTGGAACGCTTCTGCAGATACTCGCCGAACTTTGTCACTCGGTATGTCTGCGGGCACGGCAGGTCAATGGAAGACGACGGCGAGCGCGGTGCGCAGGGAAGCTCCGGCCAC carries:
- a CDS encoding S1C family serine protease encodes the protein MTEDSKDRPEPGTAAGSDRQPTEQIHGAASAPWSAGAPQGGVFGPGEAHSHGYGPQGPQHPTAQFPPQHHPAQPFAGPYGTPQDGVYSAPPRRPFRTGLAAGAVALALVSGGVGGAVGALVTRSDDGRAPVTNALDAPKPNISNASTAPAGSTQAVAQKVLPSVVMIKVASSKAEGEGSGVILSSDGLILTNNHVAAGGGPNAKMEVVFADGSSAPASLVGADPVSDLAVIKASGRSGLAPIELGTSANLQVGQPVIAIGSPLGLAGTVTTGIVSSLNRPVVTSGNGSEPSPAVSPVIDAIQTDAAINPGNSGGALADGNGKLIGINTAIATLGPSEIVGGQTGSIGLGFAIPIDQARRVADELIKTGKATYAQIGITVSRQQDPEQQASGAQVRDVTPDGPAARAGIPPGVVVTKLDDRPIDSGNALVAAVRSHQPGDKVKVTYTDEQGNNPKTVEVTLSGAPAEGGR
- a CDS encoding MogA/MoaB family molybdenum cofactor biosynthesis protein, which codes for MMRGGQAPLADIDAGVLGAAAGLFDAGATVSSMEIDAPVAGRALVVVVDDRTAHGGVDSLGPLVTELLTEAGFLVDASVSVQADEVEIRNALNTAVIGGVDLVISVGGTGMSPRDVTPEATSQVLDRELPGISEALRSSGRVAGSLDAGLSRGVAGVSGSTLVVNLPGTRSAIRDGMATLGPLASRVIGELSGLVE
- a CDS encoding MspA family porin, whose translation is MSENRTMRRGARVAGIGAAAAVAMGLLSTGAANADTFVPLPDGHKAGPGVTITRNGERALISPSLAANGAGRVVWVSGNAIADVAVTPEGTIGPNNGPTGNPGTNNSSTHGASQLSTGYVVGCQISIADDAISAGVSGSVNLSGASAGGSIGINLGPGEVKFVQIDYKDILKPGVYSVEYQDAEIQIQGCAGYAQARSYTVVEIIGDHYSKTTLYGMPFSIG
- a CDS encoding MspA family porin — encoded protein: MINRKNLARMAGVGAAATIAMGLFSTGAANADTFVPLPGGELTKTLSDGTVVTVRLAGESATISPSMGATPVHRNAWVSGSAQVELSGTAGGKIFPGYTVGCQVNIAGGGATGGVDGDVDWSGDTVTGGVGANSGGELSLGPGQAKSFYVLDLEQADDFGNESHKTRNAFKGTSGSVTWADETIGLSGCGGYAQARAFVSVEVETDNVITWVTLWGQPFSLG
- a CDS encoding MspA family porin codes for the protein MSKYRTNGLSRGARVAGAAAAAAVATGLFSTGAANADVFVPLPDGHKNGPGVSLARTGERALISPSLAANGAGRVVWVSGNAIADVAVTPEGTIGPNNGPTGNPGTNNSSTHGASQLSTGYVVGCQISIADDAISAGVSGSVNLDGASAGGSIGINLGPGEVKFVQIDYKDILKPGVYSVEYQDAEIQIQGCAGYAQARSYTVVEIIGDHYSKTTLYGMPFSIG
- a CDS encoding MspA family porin; amino-acid sequence: MFDRKMLARAAGLCASAAITMGLLSTGAANADTFVPLPGGELTKTLSDGTVVTIRLVGESATISPSMGSTPVHRNAWVSGSAQVEVSGAAGGAIFPGYTVGCQVNIAGGGATGGVDGDVDWSGDTVTGGVGANSGGELSLGPGQAKSFYVLDLEQADDFGNESHKKRNKFKGTSGSVTWADETIGLSGCGGYAQARAFVSVEVETDNVITWVTLWGQPFSLG